The following are encoded together in the Bradymonas sediminis genome:
- a CDS encoding lysylphosphatidylglycerol synthase transmembrane domain-containing protein, translating into MRRFAVYFIIANIIGGFFLWLASRSLPLDHISAYLKGADLGHLGLWAGVFLAIYSVSHWARVYRWSFLVRPLDESIPPMTIHRVCAVGFTAILLLPLRLGELVRPYLLSRRTDLSLSAVLGTTVVERVIDGLLITGLLFVTLAFYDGSHETAFATYTGIISALIFVPALLVCILTFWRKEWMITNLRRIGSLVSAGITAKLLGLLDDFIEGFRGLLKADYLGRFIGITALYWFTNIASMWVFASMGFGLELSLWQMTTVLPILVIGIMIPAGPGMAGNFEFFMARGIALFLAIDVAEVGAKVAVFAATVHVLQFLAIIIPGFVVMWTDPEARHLIRLSSEAEEESPSAEDAPA; encoded by the coding sequence ATGCGCCGTTTTGCAGTCTATTTTATCATCGCCAATATCATCGGCGGCTTCTTCTTGTGGCTCGCCAGTCGCTCGCTACCCCTCGATCATATTAGTGCCTATCTAAAGGGCGCCGACCTTGGCCATCTTGGCCTGTGGGCCGGCGTCTTTTTGGCGATCTACTCCGTCTCCCATTGGGCGCGGGTCTATCGCTGGTCCTTTTTGGTGCGACCGCTCGACGAGTCGATTCCCCCGATGACGATTCATCGGGTTTGCGCCGTGGGGTTTACCGCAATTTTGTTGCTGCCGCTGCGCCTGGGCGAGTTGGTGCGCCCCTATCTATTGTCGCGGCGCACCGATCTGTCGTTGAGCGCGGTGCTCGGCACCACGGTCGTGGAGCGCGTGATTGACGGTCTGCTGATCACCGGCTTGCTCTTCGTGACATTGGCCTTCTATGACGGCTCGCACGAGACCGCGTTTGCGACCTATACCGGCATTATTTCAGCCCTAATCTTCGTCCCCGCCTTGCTCGTCTGCATCCTCACCTTTTGGCGAAAAGAGTGGATGATCACGAATCTTCGCCGCATCGGGAGCCTGGTTTCGGCGGGGATCACCGCGAAACTTTTGGGACTTCTGGACGATTTTATCGAGGGCTTTCGAGGGCTCCTTAAGGCCGATTATCTCGGGCGATTTATCGGAATCACTGCGCTCTATTGGTTCACTAATATCGCGTCGATGTGGGTTTTCGCGAGCATGGGCTTTGGCCTGGAGCTCTCGCTGTGGCAGATGACCACGGTGCTGCCGATTCTGGTCATTGGGATTATGATCCCGGCCGGCCCCGGAATGGCCGGCAATTTCGAGTTCTTTATGGCCCGCGGCATCGCGCTATTTTTGGCGATTGACGTGGCCGAGGTTGGCGCAAAGGTCGCTGTTTTTGCGGCCACCGTGCACGTGCTTCAATTCCTGGCGATCATCATCCCGGGCTTTGTTGTGATGTGGACCGACCCCGAAGCGCGCCACCTTATTCGTCTGTCGAGCGAGGCGGAAGAAGAGAGCCCGAGCGCCGAAGACGCCCCCGCCTAA
- the dnaK gene encoding molecular chaperone DnaK, with translation MGRTIGIDLGTTNSCVCVLDGDEHLVVPNAEGARTTPSVVAFSESGERMVGQLAKRQAQANAENTIYAVKRLIGKRFSDPDVQSAVPAVAYEIIEADNGDAWVRSNKKTFSPAEISSFILREMKQVAEDFLGEEVTDAVITVPAYFDDAQRQATQNAGKIAGLHVLRIVNEPTAAALAYGFGRSKEMGDQTVAVYDMGGGTFDISILQLAEGLFSVLSTAGDTFLGGEDFDNLLIDWLAASFEEQHGIDLRSDKIALQRLKEEAERAKCELSTKESTDISLPFIYSDADGPRHLEAVVTRETLESLVAPLIERSLGPCKQALADAHLATSNIDTVLLVGGMTRMPLIKQRVAEFFNIEPDASVNPDEVVAMGAAVQGSIARGEVTDVLLLDVTPLTLGVETAGGVFTPLIPRNSTVPCTRSEVFSTSVDKQGVVPIHVLQGERTMAADNKSLARFELVGIPPAPRGVPKIEVTFMIDENGLVTVRAKDLGSNHEQSINIVADGGLSEAQIAKMIEDAAKYEARDRDQQELTEKRNEAKGLFYSTERSFQEFGDALPVGDRENIANDLATIRELLDDANLDELAAILDSLETSAYRLAEAMYSSGTEDEA, from the coding sequence ATGGGAAGAACGATTGGAATCGATCTCGGCACCACCAATAGTTGCGTGTGTGTTCTAGATGGCGACGAACATCTTGTCGTGCCGAACGCGGAGGGTGCGCGCACCACTCCGTCAGTTGTTGCGTTTAGCGAAAGCGGCGAGCGCATGGTCGGGCAGTTGGCCAAGCGCCAGGCGCAGGCCAACGCTGAGAATACGATCTATGCGGTCAAGCGCTTGATCGGTAAGCGTTTTAGCGACCCCGATGTCCAGAGCGCCGTGCCGGCGGTGGCCTACGAGATTATCGAGGCTGACAACGGTGATGCCTGGGTGCGCTCCAATAAGAAGACCTTCTCGCCCGCCGAGATCTCTTCTTTTATCCTGCGCGAGATGAAGCAGGTCGCCGAAGATTTTCTGGGCGAAGAAGTCACCGACGCGGTCATCACCGTCCCCGCTTATTTTGACGACGCTCAGCGTCAGGCGACCCAGAACGCCGGTAAAATCGCCGGCCTTCACGTGCTGCGTATCGTCAACGAGCCTACCGCGGCCGCGTTGGCTTACGGTTTCGGGCGCTCCAAAGAGATGGGGGATCAGACCGTCGCTGTCTACGATATGGGCGGCGGCACCTTCGATATCTCGATCCTGCAATTGGCGGAGGGACTCTTTAGCGTCCTGTCGACCGCGGGCGACACCTTTTTGGGCGGCGAAGACTTCGATAATCTGCTGATTGACTGGCTCGCCGCCAGCTTTGAGGAGCAGCACGGCATCGATCTGCGCAGCGATAAGATCGCGCTGCAACGCCTCAAAGAAGAGGCCGAGCGGGCCAAATGCGAACTGTCGACCAAAGAAAGTACCGACATCAGCTTGCCCTTTATCTATTCGGACGCCGACGGCCCTCGCCACCTCGAGGCCGTGGTCACGCGTGAGACGCTCGAATCCCTCGTCGCCCCGCTGATCGAGCGCTCCCTGGGGCCCTGCAAGCAGGCCCTGGCCGACGCGCACCTGGCGACCAGTAATATCGACACCGTCCTGTTGGTCGGCGGCATGACCCGCATGCCGTTGATTAAGCAGCGCGTGGCTGAATTCTTCAATATCGAGCCAGACGCGTCGGTTAACCCGGACGAAGTCGTCGCCATGGGCGCCGCCGTGCAGGGCAGCATCGCCCGCGGCGAGGTCACCGATGTCTTACTCCTCGACGTCACGCCGTTGACGTTGGGTGTTGAGACCGCCGGGGGGGTCTTTACCCCGCTCATTCCGCGTAACTCCACCGTCCCGTGCACCCGCTCCGAGGTCTTTAGCACCTCGGTCGACAAGCAGGGCGTGGTGCCCATCCATGTGCTCCAGGGCGAGCGCACGATGGCCGCCGATAATAAAAGTTTGGCCCGTTTTGAATTAGTTGGAATTCCGCCGGCCCCCCGAGGTGTTCCCAAGATCGAAGTCACCTTCATGATCGACGAGAACGGGTTGGTGACTGTGCGCGCCAAGGACCTCGGTTCCAATCATGAGCAGAGCATCAATATCGTCGCCGATGGTGGCCTTAGTGAAGCCCAAATCGCCAAGATGATTGAGGATGCTGCCAAATATGAGGCCCGCGACCGCGATCAACAAGAATTGACCGAAAAGCGCAACGAGGCCAAGGGTTTATTCTATTCAACCGAGCGCAGCTTCCAAGAGTTTGGCGACGCGCTGCCCGTCGGAGACCGCGAGAATATCGCCAACGATTTGGCCACCATTCGAGAACTTCTCGATGACGCCAATCTCGACGAACTCGCCGCAATCCTCGACAGCCTTGAGACTTCGGCCTATCGACTGGCCGAGGCCATGTATTCTTCGGGCACCGAAGACGAGGCCTAA
- the grpE gene encoding nucleotide exchange factor GrpE gives MNKDTVEQSEASEVEGQEVAGDEVSSQGQAPNDEFNSVEDVESGDDHLDELFLSPDEDSEGIIEMGEVDEMSDDVQAANAAELQALEERAEAAEKERDEFKERWMRATADLDNLRKRTRREKDEFRKYGHDKFALELIPVVDNLERALEHADKSPDAAGIIDGVQMVYRQLIGALEKHGILGIEACGSKFDPEHHEAIQQVETTEHETGTVVEQYQKGYSIHDRLLRPAMVSVAKRTSDGNNSANAEDNSTPADDENAGE, from the coding sequence GTGAATAAAGATACGGTCGAACAATCCGAAGCCTCTGAGGTTGAAGGGCAAGAAGTCGCTGGCGACGAGGTCTCGTCCCAGGGGCAGGCGCCCAACGACGAGTTTAACTCGGTCGAAGACGTAGAGTCTGGCGACGATCATTTGGATGAACTTTTTTTGAGTCCCGATGAGGACTCGGAGGGGATTATTGAAATGGGTGAAGTCGACGAGATGTCCGACGACGTTCAGGCTGCAAACGCGGCTGAACTTCAAGCGCTTGAGGAGCGCGCTGAGGCGGCTGAAAAGGAGCGCGATGAGTTCAAGGAGCGCTGGATGCGCGCGACCGCAGACCTCGATAATTTGCGCAAACGCACGCGTCGCGAAAAAGACGAATTCCGCAAATACGGGCACGATAAATTCGCGCTCGAATTGATCCCGGTGGTCGATAACCTTGAGCGCGCGCTCGAGCACGCCGACAAGAGCCCGGACGCCGCCGGCATCATCGACGGCGTTCAGATGGTGTATCGCCAACTTATCGGCGCCCTGGAAAAACACGGCATTTTGGGCATCGAAGCTTGTGGCAGCAAATTCGACCCCGAGCATCACGAGGCGATTCAGCAGGTCGAGACCACCGAGCACGAGACCGGCACGGTCGTCGAGCAATACCAAAAGGGCTACTCGATTCACGATCGGCTTCTGCGTCCCGCGATGGTTTCGGTTGCAAAACGTACCTCCGACGGCAATAATAGCGCAAATGCCGAGGATAACTCGACTCCTGCCGACGATGAAAACGCCGGGGAGTAG
- a CDS encoding RCC1 domain-containing protein, which yields MAIQVARSPRFPFIVVLLLGFTTPLAGCGLYEEAPQFAGASLQSDSDTERAEFDGDSGAGQKCDIASDCPFYENMKASCVERICVYLCEDGFVDRDGEPSSNGCECKVSVEVCDGQDNDCDGLSDNAFRGAVIAVGGAHTCATDASGSVYCWGANNYGQLGIGEEAWRSSPTLLTSYLSPQIDQLGAGEVHTCALSTSSKSLWCWGANAHGQLGDMSTEDRAEPALLALPTPPRRLAVGKSHSCALDTAGTLYCWGDNRAGQLGVSGGESSVTIPTQVASERAFHEVAAGRQHTCGLTVDGAAYCWGDNTRGQLGTGDSNATSGETAPGALPISNDFEAIAAADDSTCGLHTSGAVYCWGAGESVPRPFMDGQGGLVDFLGAQIAVGASAQFCATTPESSLLRCGEVGSAIDPSQSNADQLVALAGGFDHFCAIDVHGAVYCWGNNIAGQLGNGSLGGGSSAPLRASCE from the coding sequence ATGGCAATTCAAGTCGCCCGAAGCCCGCGTTTTCCCTTCATTGTCGTTCTCCTGCTCGGTTTTACGACCCCGCTAGCGGGTTGTGGACTCTATGAGGAAGCACCGCAATTTGCCGGCGCGTCGCTTCAGAGCGACTCCGACACAGAACGCGCTGAGTTCGACGGTGATTCAGGGGCCGGGCAGAAGTGCGATATAGCCTCGGATTGTCCTTTCTACGAGAATATGAAGGCGAGCTGCGTTGAGCGCATCTGCGTGTATCTCTGCGAGGATGGGTTTGTAGATCGAGATGGCGAACCATCTTCAAATGGGTGCGAATGCAAGGTTAGTGTTGAAGTCTGCGACGGTCAGGACAATGACTGTGATGGCCTAAGCGATAATGCTTTTAGGGGCGCAGTCATTGCAGTCGGCGGCGCCCATACCTGCGCTACCGACGCCTCGGGCTCGGTCTATTGTTGGGGCGCAAATAATTATGGTCAGCTCGGCATCGGTGAAGAGGCGTGGCGCTCCAGCCCGACGCTGTTGACCTCTTATCTGTCACCTCAGATAGACCAACTTGGCGCCGGAGAGGTTCATACCTGCGCGCTAAGCACTTCGAGTAAATCGCTGTGGTGCTGGGGGGCCAACGCGCACGGGCAGCTCGGCGATATGAGCACCGAGGACCGCGCCGAGCCGGCGTTGCTTGCACTCCCCACGCCGCCTCGTCGACTTGCCGTGGGTAAGAGTCACTCCTGCGCGCTTGATACCGCGGGGACGCTCTATTGCTGGGGCGATAATCGGGCGGGCCAATTGGGGGTGTCGGGCGGTGAGTCAAGCGTTACGATTCCCACCCAGGTCGCAAGTGAGCGCGCTTTTCACGAGGTGGCTGCGGGCAGGCAGCATACCTGTGGGCTCACGGTCGATGGCGCCGCATATTGCTGGGGCGATAACACGCGCGGCCAACTTGGAACCGGAGACTCCAACGCCACGTCCGGCGAGACTGCGCCTGGCGCCCTACCTATATCCAATGACTTTGAGGCCATCGCGGCGGCTGATGATTCGACCTGCGGCTTGCATACCAGCGGCGCCGTTTATTGTTGGGGCGCGGGCGAAAGTGTGCCGCGCCCGTTTATGGACGGGCAGGGCGGCCTCGTCGACTTCCTGGGCGCGCAAATCGCCGTCGGTGCAAGCGCTCAATTCTGTGCGACGACCCCCGAGAGCAGCTTGCTTCGCTGTGGTGAAGTTGGCTCCGCAATCGATCCATCTCAGAGCAACGCGGACCAGCTTGTAGCGCTCGCCGGCGGGTTCGACCATTTTTGCGCGATTGATGTGCATGGCGCGGTTTATTGTTGGGGGAATAATATTGCGGGGCAACTCGGCAACGGTTCGCTCGGTGGCGGGAGTTCTGCTCCGCTGCGCGCTTCGTGCGAGTAG
- the hrcA gene encoding heat-inducible transcriptional repressor HrcA, translated as MLTDRQKKILSRVVEAFATHGEPVSSAAVARAPGIGLSSASIRNVMAQLEEQGVLFQPHTSAGRVPTPAGMRYYVNYLDEQNLLHRHNDPLSVEFEREFSSLGNPIGNAAQRAGELLSRLSSLTSIVSMSGLNHMRLNDIKLSLLSDHRVLVILVAQDARVFHRVVHLSETIDRRLLGQIQNYLSELVDGQTLAQLSQRVRDERRLAQANYLDYVRAALEIGNKVLEDTPGPQLHVEGRLHILEQREFSTDIDRMRELLRALAETEHMVELLDRICETRQSQALIGPELGWDLGDDLSLIICDYYRGDQPMGVVGVLGPIRMNYARVIPLVDYAASVLSRELATNG; from the coding sequence ATGCTCACTGACAGGCAAAAAAAGATTCTATCGCGGGTTGTCGAGGCATTCGCCACGCACGGTGAACCCGTCTCGAGCGCAGCCGTCGCGCGCGCGCCCGGGATCGGGCTGAGCTCGGCGAGCATCCGAAACGTCATGGCCCAACTCGAAGAGCAGGGTGTGCTCTTTCAGCCGCATACCTCCGCCGGTCGTGTCCCTACGCCCGCGGGCATGCGCTATTATGTGAATTATCTCGACGAGCAAAACCTACTTCACCGCCACAACGACCCGCTCAGCGTCGAATTTGAGCGTGAGTTTAGCAGCCTTGGAAACCCCATCGGCAACGCCGCGCAGCGCGCCGGCGAGTTGCTCAGCCGCCTCTCTTCGTTGACCAGCATTGTGTCCATGAGCGGGCTCAATCATATGCGCCTCAACGATATTAAATTATCGTTGCTAAGCGATCATCGTGTCCTGGTGATTTTGGTCGCTCAAGACGCCCGCGTTTTTCATCGCGTTGTGCACCTGAGCGAGACCATCGACCGACGTCTCTTGGGCCAGATTCAGAACTACCTCAGCGAATTGGTCGACGGTCAGACTCTCGCCCAGCTCAGCCAGCGGGTGCGCGACGAGCGCCGACTCGCCCAGGCAAATTATCTCGATTATGTCCGCGCAGCCCTCGAAATCGGCAATAAGGTTTTGGAGGATACTCCCGGCCCGCAACTTCATGTTGAGGGGCGATTGCATATCTTGGAGCAGCGCGAATTCAGCACCGATATCGATCGCATGCGCGAGTTGTTGCGTGCCCTCGCCGAGACCGAGCATATGGTCGAGCTGCTCGACAGGATCTGTGAGACCCGCCAATCCCAGGCATTGATTGGCCCCGAGCTGGGCTGGGACCTGGGCGACGATTTGAGCCTGATTATTTGTGACTATTATCGTGGTGACCAACCGATGGGTGTGGTCGGCGTTTTAGGCCCGATTCGCATGAATTATGCCCGCGTCATTCCACTGGTCGATTATGCTGCGAGTGTGCTATCCAGAGAATTGGCCACAAATGGCTAA
- the dnaJ gene encoding molecular chaperone DnaJ, translated as MSIDPYEVLGVSREADLSEIKSAYRRLAMKHHPDKNPDDPEAQERFKEVGQAYQILSDADKRAAYDRFGTTDGFGGAGAQGFDGMGDIFDIFSSMFGGGAGGGRGRRGVRGNDFQMEIEVSYVEAAEGVTREVEIPAFVDCETCDKTGAAPGSKVESCTTCDGRGQVRVQNGFFSMVRPCSRCGGSGKYIPKPCSDCDGKGIRQIEETLEVTVPAGVDTGQKLRWTGRGGPGADGGPPGDLYIVIRLEDHPLFERDGNDVVCTIPISFTQAALGGKLEVPTLAGKVSMTIPAGTQTGKTFRLNDKGFPALGGRRHGDQLVRVVVETPVKLNDRQIELLTEFAEESGEDVHPDRAGFFDRMKKLFG; from the coding sequence ATGTCTATCGATCCGTATGAGGTCCTCGGGGTGTCCCGAGAGGCCGATTTGTCCGAAATCAAGTCAGCTTACCGCCGCCTGGCGATGAAGCATCATCCCGACAAAAATCCCGACGATCCCGAGGCTCAAGAGCGCTTTAAGGAAGTCGGACAGGCATATCAGATCCTGAGTGACGCCGATAAACGCGCGGCCTACGACCGCTTCGGGACCACCGACGGCTTCGGCGGCGCTGGAGCCCAGGGATTCGACGGGATGGGCGATATCTTCGACATCTTTAGCAGCATGTTCGGCGGCGGCGCGGGGGGCGGCCGGGGACGTCGCGGCGTGCGCGGCAACGATTTCCAGATGGAGATCGAGGTCAGCTACGTCGAGGCGGCCGAGGGCGTCACGCGCGAAGTCGAGATTCCGGCGTTTGTTGACTGTGAAACCTGCGATAAGACCGGCGCCGCGCCCGGGAGCAAAGTCGAGAGCTGCACCACCTGTGATGGGCGTGGACAGGTCCGCGTTCAAAACGGCTTCTTCTCGATGGTGCGCCCGTGCTCGCGTTGCGGCGGCAGCGGAAAATATATCCCCAAACCCTGCTCGGATTGCGACGGCAAGGGGATTCGCCAGATCGAAGAAACCCTCGAAGTCACCGTCCCCGCGGGCGTCGACACCGGTCAAAAGTTGCGCTGGACCGGTCGCGGTGGACCCGGCGCCGACGGAGGTCCCCCGGGCGACCTCTATATTGTCATCCGCCTCGAAGACCATCCGCTCTTCGAGCGCGATGGCAACGACGTAGTCTGTACCATTCCGATTAGCTTTACCCAGGCTGCCCTGGGCGGCAAACTTGAGGTCCCCACGCTCGCCGGCAAAGTCTCGATGACCATCCCCGCGGGAACCCAAACCGGCAAGACCTTCCGTCTTAACGACAAGGGCTTCCCCGCGCTGGGTGGACGTCGCCATGGCGACCAACTCGTGCGCGTCGTCGTCGAGACCCCGGTCAAACTCAATGACCGGCAAATCGAACTTCTCACCGAATTTGCCGAGGAAAGCGGCGAGGATGTTCATCCCGATCGTGCCGGCTTTTTTGACCGCATGAAGAAGCTCTTTGGTTAA
- a CDS encoding response regulator, with translation MEPTRKIMILDDNILEVMEVEEYLTEGGYQVVTLSSPHGVLSKIDYEQPEILLVDMQMPRLNMDELLRDLHGSADYEDLVIVIFSDMKAEALQQYCINNGINGYFCRSMDVSQIAKFLDNFYEI, from the coding sequence ATGGAGCCCACGCGCAAAATAATGATCCTCGATGATAATATTCTCGAGGTAATGGAAGTCGAAGAGTACCTCACCGAAGGGGGCTATCAGGTCGTGACGCTCTCCTCGCCGCATGGGGTGCTCTCGAAGATCGACTATGAGCAACCCGAAATCCTGCTGGTGGATATGCAGATGCCGCGGCTCAATATGGATGAGCTGCTGCGCGACCTGCATGGCTCCGCGGATTATGAGGACCTGGTGATTGTGATCTTCAGTGATATGAAGGCCGAAGCATTGCAGCAATATTGCATTAATAACGGCATCAATGGTTATTTTTGCCGCTCGATGGATGTGTCTCAGATCGCCAAATTTCTCGATAATTTCTACGAGATTTAA
- a CDS encoding putative metal-binding motif-containing protein has protein sequence MKQVSQYFLMSCILLCLGVVGGCGGDGDATREGENTVEVDGDVSGGGDDAGDDASGDSEQEGDQRICPEEQSFCGVSCVDTQTSADHCGRCDAKCTAPENATASCVEGGCEYQCEAGFSDIDGDLQVPGGTGCERECIPSNGGVEICDGLDNNCDGLVDESFPTLGEECSVGVGACAQTGVYICSDAQDGVVCDATPGEPEDEICGDEIDNNCDGQVDEDEAVDASTWFKDADGDGYGDASLTLVSCSQPAGYVDQDGDCDDTKSGVNPGADEVCDGVDNNCDGQVDEDEAVDAPTWFRDADGDSYGDASIALVSCAQPTGYVDQDGDCDDAKAAVNPGVAEVCDGIDNNCDGRVDEDSAIDASTWFRDADGDGYGLATDTRASCSKPAGYIARDGDCDDTKAAVNPSADEVCDEIDNNCDGRVDEDEAVGAPVWFRDADGDGFGVASSTRASCSQPAGYAGVIGDCKDTDAAVYPGAPGQCDGKDNDCNGEIDEVRLISDSPPSVALAGRVTNSNPPKIMAVPTHEDDSFCAAHLDGTNVIFSRVDAAGGYDSATRTLSGARFILDIDWIKGVGQAPGYCAALIGGTWYNSITQQTLNTLTLAEWSPGNTDITAHDVSPYHEPATSTYGKFSAALYHLTAPSNCTSGCEPYWYVAFVEEKTSSTFRLVTARQVAGYQSDFRFTGRLVVDDSLSQNVDVALGASPKSGDDMMLVWYSTTGNRWQIAGFGDMRGNWAEPPIIYNSVNDPSKRYAHPRIHVSYGFARPGMFPLSDTRYYISLANSYSSIVRVYQIIGQDGTQHYVRGNWADLPMSGNSKYIGRHLMAPNITGVDVNQTAHIGWFIQPYDDHFYRMTWWRGFIQCPFGSCDSRLHFNQFTNPNFDTGDEYLSVRRTDSYIQTLRLTKTNPATVVIDEFTCH, from the coding sequence ATGAAACAGGTCAGCCAATATTTTCTGATGAGCTGCATTCTTTTGTGTCTGGGAGTCGTTGGGGGTTGTGGTGGTGATGGTGACGCGACCCGCGAAGGCGAGAATACGGTCGAGGTGGACGGTGACGTGAGCGGTGGCGGCGACGATGCGGGGGATGACGCCTCGGGCGACTCGGAGCAGGAAGGTGACCAGCGTATCTGCCCTGAGGAACAGTCATTTTGTGGCGTTAGCTGCGTCGATACCCAGACAAGTGCGGACCATTGCGGGCGTTGTGACGCTAAATGTACCGCTCCCGAGAATGCGACGGCATCGTGCGTCGAGGGCGGGTGCGAATATCAGTGTGAGGCCGGATTTTCGGATATTGACGGCGACCTGCAGGTTCCCGGCGGCACGGGTTGCGAGCGTGAGTGCATCCCGAGCAACGGCGGCGTCGAGATCTGTGACGGTCTCGACAATAATTGCGACGGTTTGGTGGACGAATCGTTCCCGACGCTTGGGGAGGAGTGCTCTGTCGGCGTAGGCGCCTGTGCGCAGACCGGAGTCTATATCTGCAGCGATGCCCAGGACGGCGTGGTCTGTGACGCGACGCCCGGGGAGCCCGAGGACGAGATTTGTGGCGACGAGATCGACAATAATTGCGACGGCCAAGTAGATGAAGATGAGGCCGTCGACGCCTCCACCTGGTTTAAAGACGCCGACGGGGATGGATATGGTGACGCGTCTCTAACCCTCGTGAGCTGTTCACAACCCGCGGGCTACGTTGATCAAGACGGGGATTGTGACGACACCAAGTCAGGGGTGAACCCCGGCGCCGACGAAGTCTGTGATGGGGTCGATAATAATTGCGATGGCCAGGTGGATGAAGATGAGGCCGTCGACGCGCCCACCTGGTTCAGGGACGCCGATGGGGATAGCTACGGTGACGCATCGATAGCCCTCGTAAGTTGTGCGCAGCCCACGGGTTATGTCGACCAAGACGGGGATTGTGACGACGCCAAGGCGGCGGTGAATCCGGGCGTCGCTGAGGTCTGCGATGGGATCGATAATAACTGCGATGGCCGCGTCGACGAAGATTCAGCGATCGACGCGTCGACCTGGTTTAGAGACGCCGACGGGGATGGGTATGGCCTCGCAACTGACACGCGAGCGAGTTGCTCCAAGCCCGCCGGATATATTGCCCGAGATGGTGATTGTGATGACACCAAGGCGGCGGTGAATCCAAGCGCAGATGAGGTCTGCGATGAGATCGATAACAATTGCGATGGGCGTGTCGATGAGGATGAGGCCGTCGGCGCGCCGGTATGGTTTAGGGATGCGGACGGTGACGGTTTTGGTGTTGCCTCGAGCACGCGCGCGAGTTGTTCGCAGCCTGCAGGTTATGCGGGTGTCATTGGCGATTGTAAGGATACTGACGCCGCGGTCTATCCGGGGGCGCCCGGTCAATGCGATGGCAAGGACAACGATTGCAATGGGGAGATCGACGAGGTTCGGCTGATCTCGGATAGTCCGCCGAGCGTTGCGCTGGCGGGGCGCGTTACAAACTCAAATCCTCCCAAAATCATGGCGGTTCCGACCCACGAAGACGATAGTTTCTGTGCAGCACATTTGGACGGCACGAACGTTATCTTCTCGCGCGTCGACGCCGCTGGGGGCTACGATAGCGCCACGCGTACGCTCTCGGGAGCACGCTTTATTTTGGACATTGATTGGATAAAGGGGGTGGGCCAGGCTCCCGGATATTGCGCGGCGCTTATTGGGGGGACTTGGTATAATTCAATCACCCAGCAAACGCTTAATACGCTGACGCTGGCTGAGTGGTCTCCGGGGAACACGGATATCACAGCGCACGACGTATCTCCTTATCATGAGCCGGCGACGTCAACTTATGGGAAGTTTTCGGCGGCATTATATCATCTGACAGCGCCGTCGAATTGCACGAGCGGGTGTGAGCCCTATTGGTATGTCGCGTTCGTCGAGGAGAAGACTTCGTCGACCTTCAGGCTCGTGACGGCTCGACAAGTCGCGGGGTATCAATCGGATTTCCGATTCACCGGGCGACTTGTCGTGGACGACTCGCTCTCCCAAAACGTGGACGTGGCGCTCGGGGCGAGTCCAAAGTCCGGCGATGATATGATGCTCGTCTGGTATAGCACGACCGGTAATCGCTGGCAGATTGCTGGGTTCGGCGACATGCGAGGTAATTGGGCGGAGCCTCCCATAATCTATAATAGCGTTAACGATCCTTCAAAGCGCTACGCGCATCCGCGAATCCACGTGAGCTACGGCTTTGCTCGTCCAGGCATGTTCCCGCTGAGCGACACCAGATATTATATTTCGCTGGCAAATTCGTATTCGAGCATCGTGCGAGTGTACCAAATCATCGGTCAAGACGGCACACAGCACTATGTCCGAGGCAATTGGGCCGATCTTCCGATGTCTGGCAATTCGAAATATATTGGGCGTCATTTAATGGCTCCGAATATTACGGGGGTTGACGTGAACCAAACGGCACATATTGGGTGGTTTATTCAGCCCTACGATGACCATTTTTACCGAATGACCTGGTGGCGGGGTTTTATTCAGTGTCCGTTTGGGAGCTGCGATTCACGACTTCACTTTAATCAATTTACCAACCCGAATTTCGACACCGGAGATGAATACCTGTCGGTTCGCCGCACCGATTCGTATATCCAGACGCTCCGGCTTACGAAGACCAACCCCGCGACGGTGGTCATCGACGAGTTTACTTGTCACTAA